From Topomyia yanbarensis strain Yona2022 chromosome 1, ASM3024719v1, whole genome shotgun sequence, one genomic window encodes:
- the LOC131677493 gene encoding gustatory and odorant receptor 22-like, whose translation MHADSYKRTPISGEMTQFNSKLAEMVIKDSDFDESLGYALLRGDMGSIWDIGKGERMMNGTMDPELIQRAKERAIRAQLNSADGDTCEIHDQFYRDHKLLLVLFRALAVMPILRSSPGRITFDWKSWASIYAYCFYAVSSIVVLIVGYKRVVILQQTNKFDEYIYGILFVIFLVPHFWIPFVGWGVAKHVAVYKTMWGAFQVRYYRVTGTSLQFPRLQVLIVMLSVGCLVCAIVFLCLLSYLLEGFTLWHTTAYYHIIIMLNMNSALWYINSRGIRVASSSLSDRFRKDVAIECTAAMISQYRFLWLNLSELLQRLGNVYARTYSTYCLFMFVNITVAIYGAMSEVIDHGFGFSFKEIGLIVAAVYCGTLLFIFCDCSHHATRQVAQGVQDTLLGINLLKVDLPTQKEIDLFIQAIEMNPAIVSLKGYAEVNRELLTSSISTIAIYLIVLLQFKLSLISQQMPPEFIQSVKNLANHN comes from the exons ATGCATGCCGATTCCTATAAGAGAACACCTATCTCGGGTGAAATGACCCAGTTCAACAGTAAACTAGCAGAAATGGTGATCAAAGATAGTGACTTTGACGAATCCCTCGGCTATGCGCTGCTCCGGGGAGACATGGGATCCATCTGGGATATCGGAAAGGGTGAACGCATGATGAACGGAACAATGGATCCGGAGTTGATTCAGCGAGCCAAGGAACGTGCAATCCGTGCCCAGTTGAACTCTGCTGATGGTGATACGTGCGAGATTCACGATCAGTTCTATCGTGATCATAAGCTGTTGCTTGTACTGTTTCGGGCGCTAGCCGTTATGCCGATTCTGCGGTCATCACCTGGGCGAATCACGTTCGACTGGAAATCTTGGGCCTCGATCTACGCGTACTGCTTCTACGCGGTCAGCAGCATTGTGGTGTTGATCGTGGGATACAAACGGGTGGTCATTTTGCAACAAACGAATAAGTTCGACGAATACATTTACGGTATTCTCTTTGTGATTTTCCTTGTACCGCATTTTTGGATTCCATTCGTCGGCTGGGGTGTGGCAAAACACGTTGCCGTCTATAAAACCATGTGGGGAGCATTCCAGGTCCGTTATTATCGGGTCACAGGGACGAGCCTCCAATTTCCTCGTTTACAGGTTCTGATCGTCATGCTCTCGGTTGGTTGTCTGGTATGTGCGATTGTGTTTCTATGTCTGCTCAGTTATTTGCTAGAAGGTTTTACTCTTTGGCATACGACGGCTTACTATCATATCATCATTATGTTAAACATGAACAGTGCACTTTGGTACATCAATAGCCGCGGGATACGGGTAGCTTCTTCCAGTTTGTCCGACCGTTTCCGGAAGGATGTTGCCATAGAGTGCACTGCGGCAATGATCTCCCAGTATCGCTTTCTGTGGTTAAATCTTAGCGAACTACTCCAGCGGCTGGGTAATGTATACGCCCGGACGTATTCTACCTATTGTCTGTTTATGTTTGTCAACATTACTGTTGCCATCTATGGGGCAATGTCGGAGGTTATCGATCATGGTTTCGGATTCTCTTTCAAAGAGATTGGACTGATTGTCGCCGCGGTGTATTGTGGAACACTGCTGTTTATTTTTTGTGACTGTTCGCACCATGCTACCCGGCAGGTCGCACAGGGAGTACAGGATACTTTGTTGGGCATAAACCTGCTGAAGGTTGATCTTCCCACGCAGAAAGAAATTGATCTTTTCATTCAGGCTATCGAAATGAACCCGGCTATCGTGAGCCTCAAAGGATACGCGGAAGTGAACCGGGAGTTGTTGACGTCG AGTATTAGCACGATCGCCATCTATCTGATCGTGCTGCTGCAGTTCAAACTGTCACTTATTTCCCAACAGATGCCACCCGAGTTTATACAAAGCGTTAAAAATCTTGCAAATCATAATTGA